One window of the Canis aureus isolate CA01 chromosome 1, VMU_Caureus_v.1.0, whole genome shotgun sequence genome contains the following:
- the A1BG gene encoding alpha-1B-glycoprotein, with the protein MMTVLATFISSAKEHPPTPAFWEGQTIGKRSMPLAAPLPPLLGLYHHRHSPAGGRLAIMSTLGAFLVLWGFLLCPATKAALVFETRPNLWAEAESLLEPWANLTLTCQARLGTPDFELFKDGVTQELVHLDLPAMEHRFPLGAVTSDTRGLYRCRSGLNSGWTQLSNLLEVTGAESLPPPLLSTEPVSWITPGLKTKLLCHGGFRGVTYLLRQEGNDQFLEVAEAPEDMEATFPVHRPGNYSCSYRTHAAGAPSEPSATVTVEELAAPLPPKLSFQGESAGLLRPGADATLVCVAPLSGVDFQLRQGEEELLVRRSSSNPDRISFHLDMVALGSGGLYTCRYQLHGQQTWSSDSAPVELLLSDETLPAPELSVEPETLHPTPGTLVQLRCQAPRAGLRFALVSEVARKRRVHHVLSPEGTEACFQLRDVSVVDSANYSCVYKDTAPPFAGSAPSSSLELRIDGPPPRPQLQALWSGAMIPGRDAILRCKGQVPEVVPHITFELLQEGKKEPSTQVWATHPSADLVLTYVGPQHAGNYSCRYRSWLPIPFVSELSDPVELQVAGS; encoded by the exons GAACACCCCCCTACCCCTGCCTTCTGGGAAGGACAAACAATAGGGAAGAGGTCAATGCCCCTTGCTGCCCCTTTGCCACCCTTGCTTGGGCTTTATCACCACAGACACTCACCGGCTGGAGGGAGACTGGCCATCATGTCCACGCTTGGGGCCTTCCTGGTGCTCTGGG GTTTCTTGCTGTGCCCAGCGACCAAGGCAGCCTTAG TGTTTGAGACCCGGCCGAATTTGTGGGCAGAGGCCGAATCGCTGCTGGAGCCCTGGGCCAACTTGACGCTGACATGTCAGGCCCGCCTGGGGACTCCGGATTTTGAGCTGTTCAAGGATGGAGTAACCCAGGAACTTGTACACCTTGATTTACCGGCCATGGAGCACCGGTTCCCGCTAGGAGCAGTGACGAGTGACACCCGGGGCCTCTACCGCTGCCGTTCTGGCTTGAACAGCGGATGGACTCAGTTAAGCAACCTCCTGGAGGTGACTGGAGCAG AGTCCCTACCCCCACCTTTGCTTTCAACTGAGCCCGTGTCCTGGATCACACCGGGTCTGAAGACGAAACTGCTGTGCCATGGGGGGTTTCGTGGTGTGACCTACCTGCTGAGGCAGGAAGGCAATGATCAGTTTTTGGAGGTGGCTGAGGCCCCTGAAGACATGGAGGCCACCTTCCCAGTTCATCGGCCTGGCAATTATAGCTGCAGCTACCGGACCCACGCAGCAGGTGCACCCTCTGAGCCCAGTGCTACTGTGACAGTCGAGGAACTGG CGGCACCGTTGCCACCCAAGCTGAGTTTCCAGGGAGAGTCTGCAGGTCTCCTGCGCCCTGGTGCTGACGCCACTCTCGTCTGTGTGGCGCCCCTGAGCGGCGTGGACTTCCAGCTGCGGCAGGGAGAAGAGGAGCTGCTGGTACGCAGAAGCTCCAGCAACCCAGACCGCATCTCctttcacctggacatggtggcttTAGGGTCTGGCGGTCTCTATACCTGCCGCTATCAGCTGCATGGCCAGCAAACCTGGTCTTCCGACAGTGCGCCTGTCGAGCTGCTGTTGAGTGATG AGACACTCCCAGCTCCGGAGCTCTCTGTGGAGCCCGAGACTCTACACCCCACGCCCGGCACGCTGGTGCAGCTGCGGTGTCAGGCACCCCGGGCCGGCTTGCGCTTCGCCCTGGTGAGCGAGGTCGCCAGAAAGCGCCGAGTGCACCATGTCCTGAGCCCCGAGGGGACAGAGGCCTGCTTCCAGCTGCGAGATGTCTCGGTGGTAGACTCAGCCAACTACAGCTGTGTCTACAAGGACACTGCGCCACCCTTCGCCGGCTCTGCTCCAAGCTCGAGCTTGGAACTGCGCATTGATG GACCCCCTCCCAGGCCACAGCTCCAGGCTCTGTGGAGTGGGGCTATGATTCCTGGACGTGATGCCATCCTGCGCTGCAAGGGCCAGGTGCCGGAAGTCGTGCCGCACATCACTTTTGAGCTGTTGCAGGAAGGCAAAAAGGAGCCTTCAACCCAGGTCTGGGCCACCCACCCCTCAGCGGACCTTGTACTGACCTATGTGGGGCCCCAGCACGCAGGCAACTACAGCTGCCGCTATCGCTCATGGTTGCCCATCCCCTTCGTGTCTGAGCTCAGTGACCCAGTGGAGCTCCAGGTGGCAG GAAGTTGA
- the ZSCAN22 gene encoding zinc finger and SCAN domain-containing protein 22, whose translation MAMPKSPLSPVLWEQDGFLHVKVEDEEASLSEIQESSLGHTAHPETARLRFRHFCYEEASNPHEALAQLRELCHQWLQPEAHSKEQMLELLVLEQFLGALPPKIQSWVGAQLPKSGEEAAMLVEGLTQAFDKRGWDLGAKLSEASCKQSDLEESESLNRATETLMRGVTLGLTYSDACEPEGSSERQAGLSGEIWTKSVPQEMDFRKTSEPHKDVPTDQPSCESGALGNSPNVWPNFTSQDKTPEEKFDPLDGDRTEPPYIYSERKSSKCGECGKTFQNSSALETHQKSHSRKTPYTCSECGKAFSRSTHLTQHQVIHTGAKPHECKECGKAFSRVTHLTQHQRIHTGEKPYKCEECGKTFSRSTHLTQHQRVHTGERPYECDECGKAFSQSTHLTQHQRIHTGEKPYKCDACGRAFSDCSALIRHLRIHSGEKPYQCKICPKAFAQSSSLIEHQRIHTGEKPYKCSDCGKAFSRSSALMVHLRIHITVLQ comes from the exons ATGGCCATGCCCAAGAGCCCTCTGAGCCCAGTGCTCTGGGAACAAGATGGCTTTCTACATGTGAAGGTGGAGGATGAGGAGGCCAGCCTCTCTGAGATCCAGGAATCTAGCCTTGGCCACACTGCCCACCCTGAGACTGCACGTCTTCGCTTCCGGCACTTCTGCTATGAAGAGGCATCCAACCCACATGAGGCCCTGGCCCAGCTCCGTGAACTCTGCCACCAGTGGCTGCAGCCTGAAGCACACTCCAAGGAGCAAATGCTGGAGCTGTTGGTGTTGGAGCAGTTCCTGGGCGCACTGCCCCCCAAGATCCAGTCCTGGGTGGGTGCCCAGCTCCCCAAGAGTGGTGAGGAGGCTGCCATGCTGGTGGAAGGTCTGACTCAGGCATTCGACAAGAGAG GATGGGACCTGGGAGCCAAGCTCTCAGAGGCAAGCTGCAAGCAGAGTGATTTGGAAGAGTCAGAGTCATTAAACAGGGCCACTGAAACCCTCATGAGAGGTGTTACCCTGGGACTCACCTATAGTGATGCTTGTGAACCTGAGGGCAgctcagagaggcaggcaggactCTCAGGGGAAATCTGGACAAAGTCTGTCCCCCAAGAGATGGATTTCAGGAAAACTTCAGAGCCTCACAAGGATGTTCCCACAGACCAACCTAGCTGTGAATCTGGTGCCTTGGGGAATAGTCCCAATGTGTGGCCAAATTTCACCTCACAAGATAAGACACCAGAAGAGAAATTTGATCCACTGGATGGCGATAGGACAGAGCCTCCATACATATACTCAGAGAGGAAGTCTTCCAAGTGTGGTGAATGTGGGAAAACATTCCAGAACTCCTCAGCCCTTGAGACACACCAGAAGAGCCATTCTCGGAAGACACCCTATACTTGTAGtgagtgtgggaaagccttcagccGGAGCACTCACTTGACCCAGCATCAAGTCATCCACACAGGGGCAAAGCCCCATGAGTGTAAAgagtgtgggaaggcctttagCCGAGTCACCCACCTAACTCAGCACCAGAGGAtccacactggagaaaaaccctACAAGTGTGAGGAATGTGGCAAAACTTTCAGCCGCAGTACTCATCTCACTCAGCACCAGCGAGTGCACACAGGGGAGAGGCCCTATGAGTGTGATgagtgtgggaaggccttcagTCAGAGCACCCATCTGACTCAGCATCAGCGCATCCACACTGGGGAGAAGCCCTACAAGTGTGATGCTTGTGGGAGAGCCTTCAGTGACTGCTCAGCTCTGATCCGCCACCTGAGAATCCATTCTGGAGAGAAACCATATCAGTGTAAGATTTGTCCGAAGGCCTTTGCACAGAGCTCCTCCCTCATTGAGCACCAGAGGatccacacaggagagaagccATACAAATGCAGCGACTGTGGGAAGGCCTTTAGCCGCAGCTCGGCCCTCATGGTTCACTTGAGGATCCACATCACAGTGCTGCAGTAA